One Salvelinus namaycush isolate Seneca chromosome 4, SaNama_1.0, whole genome shotgun sequence genomic window carries:
- the LOC120046193 gene encoding 26S proteasome non-ATPase regulatory subunit 11B-like, whose product MAAAAVVEFQRAQSLISTDRNASIDILHSIVRRNIQDSDEESVRVKEQSILELGSLLAKTGQAAELGGLLKFVRPFLISISKAKAARLVRSLLDLFLDMEAATGQEVDLCLECIEWAKVEKRTFLRQALEARLISLYFDTKRYQEALALGTQLLHELKKMDDKALLVEVQLQESKTYHALSNLPKARAALTSARTTANGIYCPPKLQAALDMMSGIVHAASEKDWKTAYSYFFEAFEGYDSIDHPKAITGLKYMLLCKIMLSLPEEVQSLISGKLALRHAGRQTDALKCVAQASKNRSLADFEKALTEYKAELRDDPIIRTHLATLYDNLLEGNLIRVIEPFSRVQIEHISGLIKLSKADVERKLSQMILDKKFHGILDQGEGVLIIFDEPPVDKTYGAALETIQNMSKVVDSLYNKAKKLT is encoded by the exons ATGGCGGCTGCGGCAGTGGTTGAGTTTCAGAGAGCTCAGTCTCTTATTAGCACGGATCGTAACGCCTCTATTGATATTCTACATTCTATTG TGAGGAGAAATATCCAGGACAGTGATGAAGAATCCGTTCGGGTTAAAGAACAGAGCATCCTGGAGCTGGGGTCACTCCTGGCCAAAACAGGACAGGCTGCAG AGTTGGGAGGTCTGCTGAAGTTTGTGCGGCCATTCCTCATCTCCATCAGTAAGGCCAAGGCGGCCCGGCTGGTCCGCTCCCTGCTGGACCTCTTCCTGGACATGGAGGCAGCCACAGGCCAGGAGGTGGATCTGTGTCTGGAATGCATTGAGTGGGCCAAGGTGGAGAAGAGGACCTTCCTCAGGCAGGCTCTGGAG GCCCGCCTGATTTCACTCTATTTTGACACCAAAAGATACCAGGAGGCCTTGGCGCTTG GCACCCAGTTGCTCCATGAGCTGAAGAAGATGGACGACAAGGCGCTGCTGGTGGAGGTGCAGCTGCAGGAGAGCAAGACGTACCACGCGCTTAGTAACCTGCCCAAGGCCCGCGCCGCCCTCACCTCCGCCCGCACCACGGCCAATGGAATCTACTGTCCCCCCAAACTGCAGGCCGCCCTGGACATGATGTCAG GGATCGTCCACGCGGCTTCGGAGAAGGACTGGAAGACTGCCTACTCCTACTTCTTTGAGGCCTTCGAGGGCTACGATTCCATCGACCACCCTAAAGCCATCACCGGTCTCAAATACATGCTGCTCTGCAAGATCATGCTCAGCTT ACCAGAAGAGGTGCAGTCCCTGATTAGCGGAAAACTGGCCCTGCGGCATGCGGGCCGACAA ACGGATGCACTGAAATGCGTTGCACAAGCCAGCAAGAACAGATCATTAGCCGACTTTGAAAAG GCCCTTACGGAATACAAAGCAGAGTTGAGGGACGACCCCATCATCAGAACCCACCTGGCCACGCTGTATGACAACCTGCTGGAAGGGAACCTTATCCGTGTCATCGAACCCTTCTCCAGAGTACAG ATTGAACACATATCAGGTCTCATCAAACTTTCAAAG GCGGATGTCGAGAGGAAATTGTCACAGATGATCCTGGACAAGAAGTTTCATG GGATCCTGGACCAAGGCGAGGGTGTCTTGATCATATTTGACGAGCCACCTGTTGACAAGACTTATGGCGCGGCCCTGGAAACTATTCAGAACATGAGCAAAGTTGTGGACTCGCTTTACAACAAAGCGAAGAAGCTAACATAG